A DNA window from Zingiber officinale cultivar Zhangliang chromosome 3A, Zo_v1.1, whole genome shotgun sequence contains the following coding sequences:
- the LOC122050810 gene encoding myosin heavy chain, skeletal muscle-like gives MTADASEFSVGSGVEIEGSVGLGLESNSDQKVSGDANGIDCLVGEEKVSGRTGRLITMENGNLEESRQQDLDPDVKEDSVAIGDLEPIEMKRVNGELTSENEGDRDGSVDPIVKVSVIVDDDCKDLTTCDMEEELVESDLGTVSKEEIGEALQQSVQHEAQDEKVRDIKSGICELEGKRCNEEGNMELCMNNGQDHVKDNSRLEAAKLDFHVEVTNQEGETLAKDMDFENEESNVEVNKDSNALVTAIGKDMDFENKESNVEVSKDSNSLVTTIDKDMDFENEESNVEVSKDSNALGAPIDKDKDFEKEESNVEVRKDSSALVTTIDKQGNLELSVYDDESQQCETIVIETQHKESKTSAVESNNEESKEVLNNIHHEKEEGTLVRADEKQEITISNTEVDNQADRYTNVLLLEMEESHTVLTAPNKHDQEKLIAPETQVFDNKEQETLELATAEEGSVEETQTSKTYAGNQCELVSAVKIRKEEKLEGLVTESQPHECSVVNEHMAKPMPEEHLEENRKVDGSVSFETHMDVPVTEISGKVDEAVPSGNSIGDILIVEQSHDLHSDEDCCRSDISCVAEVKSSLEIPISPRALPDSGNGSSNCQDTCPSEHEVVTSNAVDVPSITGTIDKTPLALQLLNACETILSDGTSTCAADRQDKLGKVESDNGSCTTETNENAAVNDVDAIKSEFSISKESEESSPSLAGSVEVKRLLDDERKGVNGESGILEESQVPVKEHNASTLAVEKVTTSLDNQLSASIQTAQSEVNEKTQRRDSIKVSIEKQKVICNEFWKKFEDEKAEDRTARAAVSAKRQQMESLQLMLNKLKNVQSIEELDAKIQSMEFDLQHVTMPLKEEKKYIHDLKQLRQQRDQLTSNMGSITEMDEAFDQKEQIDERFNLLKKELDSLRTEVLRTEANANAARKKYDEEQQILRVLRQQFRDADVLRQKAYGQWRELKNMVTERNKHFSMYKRDQISAQSYLSSRDFEGLLSHCSKQVENVMDLWSNDDEFRTQYVKSNLNSTLWRLRTPDGRSLGPDEEPPVIQTNQFRISVPPPQQAKINESVPPATLEAKAETSEEVESFPALPAAKNDHPVEPKNPVKPPPEKSKKTETARVQDRETEIDESLNVQTKEEEELRKKEEELRKKEEELRKKEEELRKEEELIMKEEELRKEKAAAELKEQQRLEEIAKAKAAEERKRRQAEKAQARAEYRAQKEAEKREKKRAKQHKKKGIAAEDTTPINGVDEGIAPSSETMKELDVTAVSVTKKPPRLVASVKQFNKVQPIPLPLRKKGKRKMSTWMWVLLTVVVVVFLFLAGNYITLSTFSFQQPGL, from the exons ATGACGGCAGATGCGAGCGAGTTTAGTGTTGGATCTGGAGTCGAAATCGAGGGGTCAGTTGGTCTCGGTTTGGAGTCGAACAGTGATCAAAAGGTTTCAGGGGACGCTAATGGCATTGACTGCTTGGTTGGTGAAGAGAAGGTTAGTGGTCGGACTGGGAGATTGATCACGATGGAGAATGGTAATTTGGAGGAATCGCGGCAGCAGGATCTTGATCCAGATGTCAAAGAAGATTCGGTTGCCATCGGGGATCTAGAACCGATCGAGATGAAAAGAGTAAATGGGGAATTGACTTCTGAGAATGAGGGTGATCGTGATGGAAGTGTTGATCCCATTGTTAAAGTATCAGTGATTGTGGATGATGATTGTAAAGATCTCACAACTTGTGATATGGAAGAGGAATTAGTTGAATCAGATTTAGGAACGGTGTCCAAGGAAGAAATAGGTGAAGCACTTCAGCAAAGTGTCCAACATGAGGCTCAAGATGAGAAAGTACGTGACATTAAAAGTGGAATCTGTGAGTTGGAAGGAAAaagatgcaatgaagagggcaacaTGGAGCTGTGCATGAATAATGGTCAAGATCATGTGAAGGATAATAGTAGGCTAGAAGCAGCCAAACTAGATTTTCATGTCGAAGTAACAAATCAAGAAGGTGAAACTCTAGCCAAGGATATGGACTTTGAAAACGAGGAATCAAATGTTGAAGTAAATAAAGATAGCAATGCTCTGGTTACAGCAATTGGCAAGGATATGGACTTTGAAAACAAGGAATCAAATGTTGAAGTAAGTAAAGATAGCAATTCTCTGGTTACAACAATTGACAAGGATATGGACTTTGAAAACGAGGAATCAAATGTTGAAGTAAGTAAAGATAGCAATGCTCTGGGTGCACCAATTGACAAGGATAAGGACTTTGAAAAAGAGGAATCAAATGTCGAAGTAAGAAAAGATAGCAGTGCTCTGGTTACAACAATTGATAAACAAGGTAATTTAGAATTATCTGTTTATGACGACGAAAGTCAACAATGTGAGACCATAGTTATTGAGACACAACATAAGGAATCCAAAACATCTGCTGTAGAATCTAATAATGAAGAAAGCAAAGAAGTACTTAACAATATCCACCATGAGAAGGAAGAGGGGACACTTGTAAGAGCTGATGAGAAGCAGGAAATTACCATTTCCAATACAGAAGTTGATAACCAAGCAGATAGGTATACAAATGTGTTATTGCTGGAGATGGAAGAGTCTCACACTGTGCTTACAGCACCCAACAAGCATGACCAAGAAAAGCTGATTGCTCCTGAAACTCAAGTTTTTGATAATAAAGAGCAAGAAACTTTAGAATTAGCTACTGCTGAAGAAGGATCAGTTGAGGAGACTCAGACTTCAAAGACATATGCTGGAAACCAATGTGAATTGGTATCAGCGGTCAAAATTCGAAAAGAAGAGAAGCTCGAGGGATTAGTTACAGAGAGCCAGCCTCATGAATGTTCTGTTGTTAATGAGCATATGGCTAAGCCTATGCCAGAAGAACATttagaagaaaataggaaagtaGATGGTAGTGTATCTTTTGAAACTCACATGGATGTTCCTGTAACTGAGATTAGTGGCAAAGTAGATGAAGCCGTACCAAGTGGTAACTCCATTGGTGATATTTTGATTGTTGAACAGTCTCATGATTTGCATTCCGATGAAGATTGCTGCAGGTCAGATATATCTTGTGTTGCTGAGGTCAAATCGTCACTGGAAATTCCAATTTCTCCCCGGGCTTTACCAGATTCTGGCAATGGATCATCTAATTGCCAAGACACATGTCCTTCTGAACATGAAGTTGTCACGTCGAATGCAGTAGATGTTCCCAGCATAACAGGTACAATCGACAAAACACCTCTAGCATTACAACTTTTAAATGCATGTGAAACTATCCTTTCTGATGGTACTAGTACCTGTGCAGCAGATAGACAAGACAAGTTAGGCAAGGTTGAATCTGACAATGGTAGTTGTACAACTGAAACTAATGAAAATGCAGCAGTAAATGATGTTGATGCCATCAAATCTGAATTTTCTATTTCAAAGGAATCAGAAGAATCTAGCCCTTCTTTGGCTGGTTCAGTTGAAGTCAAAAGGTTATTGGATGATGAAAGAAAAGGTGTCAATGGAGAATCTGGAATTTTGGAAGAGAGTCAAGTGCCAGTTAAAGAACATAATGCATCAACTTTAGCTGTTGAAAAGGTGACGACCAGTTTAG ACAATCAACTTTCAGCAAGCATACAAACTGCACAGTCAGAAGTAAATGAGAAAACCCAAAGAAGGGATTCTATCAAAGTTTCTATTGAAAAGCAGAAG GTGATATGTAATGAATTCTGGAAGAAATTTGAAGATGAAAAAGCTGAAGACAGAACTGCAAGAGCTGCAGTTAGTGCCAAACGCCAACAGATGGAGTCACTCCAATTAATGTTAAACAAGCTGAAAAATGTACAGTCCATTGAGGAACTTGATGCCAAG ATACAATCAATGGAATTTGATCTTCAGCATGTAACCATGCCactgaaagaagaaaagaaatatattCATGATCTTAAACAGTTAAGGCAACAGCGAGACCAACTCACTTCTAATATGGGCTCAATTACTGAAATGGATGAGGCATTTGATCAAAAGGAACAGATTGATGAGCGATTTAAT CTTTTGAAGAAGGAATTGGATTCTCTTAGGACTGAGGTGCTGCGAACTGAAGCAAATGCAAATGCTGCCAGGAAGAAGTATGATGAGGAACAACAAATTTTGAGAGTTCTTCGTCAACAATTCAGGGATGCTGATGTTCTTCGCCAAAAAGCATATGGACAATGGCGAGAACTTAAAAACATGGTAACTGAAAGG AATAAACATTTTAGCATGTACAAGCGTGATCAGATATCTGCTCAAAGCTATTTATCTTCCAGAGATTTTGAGGGACTCCTGTCACACTGTAGTAAACAG GTTGAAAATGTAATGGATCTGTGGAGCAATGATGACGAGTTCAGAACGCAATATGTTAAATCCAATTTGAACAGCACACTGTGGAGACTTAGGACACCTGATGGAAGATCCCTTGGTCCAGATGAGGAACCGCCTGTTATACAAACTAACCAATTCAGGATTTCAGTCCCTCCTCCACAGCAGGCCAAAATCAACGAATCTGTTCCACCTGCAACTTTAGAAGCAAAAGCTGAAACTTCGGAAGAAGTTGAATCGTTTCCTGCTTTGCCAGCAGCAAAAAATGATCATCCTGTTGAACCTAAAAATCCAGTGAAACCTCCTCCAGAAAAGTCAAAAAAAACTGAAACTGCTAGAGTTCAAGATAGAGAAACTGAAATCGATGAGAGCTTGAATGTTCAaacaaaggaggaagaggagcttagAAAGAAGGAAGAGGAGCTTAGAAAGAAGGAAGAGGAGCTTAGAAAGAAGGAAGAGGAGCTTAGAAAGGAAGAAGAGTTGATTATGAAGGAAGaagaattgagaaaagaaaaagctGCAGCTGAGTTAAAAGAACAGCAACGCTTAGAGGAAATAGCAAAAGCCAAGGCGgcagaagaaaggaaaaggagaCAAGCTGAGAAGGCACAGGCCAGAGCTGAATACCGAGCACAAAAAGAAGCTGAAAAAAGGGAGAAG AAGCGAGCAAAGCAGCACAAGAAGAAAGGCATTGCTGCTGAAGACACAACACCCATTAATGGTGTTGACGAAGGCATTGCCCCATCTTCAGAAACTATGAAGGAACTTGATGTTACTGCAGTATCAGTGACAAAGAAACCTCCGAGGCTGGTGGCTTCAGTAAAGCAATTCAACAAGGTACAGCCTATTCCCTTGCCACTTCGTAAGAAGGGAAAGAGGAAGATGTCCACATGGATGTGGGTGCTTCTGACTGTTGTAGTAGTAGTCTTTCTGTTCCTTGCTGGCAATTACATCACCTTGTCCACTTTCAGCTTCCAACAACCTGGCCTTTGA